Within Streptobacillus felis, the genomic segment CAATCAGAGCTTGTAAATGTTACCTTATGTTTAGTATTTTTAGGTATAAAATATCCTGTATCTTTTTTAATACTTATTTCTTCATCTTCAATTAAAAGTTTAGCATACCCTTCAAGCATATATACATACTCATCAATATCAGATATCATAAAATCTGTAACATTAGAATTAGATGTAATTCTTTCAACTCTAATCTTATCATCCATTAATATTTCAACAATTTCTCCATATTCATTAATCATTTTTCCTCTTTCTTAACAGATAAGTTACAAAAGTTTTTTTACCTCTAAATATTTCTTTAAAATTATCTACTACGTATCGTTTATCACTTCTTAGTTCCTTATCTCTTTCTATAGGAAGTATTAAAAAGAAATATCCTTCATCTTCTAATAATCTATATGTAGTATCAAGTAAATCAGAAAGATTTAAATTTATTTCAAATTTAGATATTTTTAATATTTCATCTTTAGGCATAAATCCACTGTTTACTTTATAGAAAGGTGGATTAGAAATAATATATTTAAATTTATTCGTATATTCAAATTCCTTAATATCAATATTATATAACTTAATATCTATATCATTTAATTTTACATTTTCCTCTAGAATTTTAAATACTTCTTTTTGCAATTCTACAGCATGAAATTCAGTAAAATTTTCATGTCTATACATCAAAAATGTTAAAGTTCCTATACCTGCTCCTATATCTAACATAGGCCCTTTTTCATCACCTAAATTACATTTTATAAACTCTACTAAATCTAATGCATCAGTTGTAATATTCAAAGCACCATTTTCATACTTAAGTCTCAAATCTACACTTTCTAAATAATGTTCCATTACTATAATTCCTACTTTCTAAACTATTTAGAATTAAATACATTATACCATTTTTATTGATAAAAAAAAAGACTAGAAAAACTAGTCTTACCAAAAAATTTCCCTTCCGTACTTACCAAATGAGTTTAATATTCTACCTTCATCATTATATTTTATTTGATAAAATTCAACTCTTCTATTAAAAGTTTTATTTACCTCTTTTACTAATTCTCTAAAATCAAGTCTTCCTTCTGCTGTAAAGTAAAATATTAATTTTTCTCCACCAAACATGTATTCACCTATTACTAAGTTCATTTCCGGCAGAACTCTTTTAACTATTTTTTTACATATAAAATATGCTTCTTTAGCTTTTTCATCAAGTATTTCTAATTCACTAACTTCTTCTTCCGTTAATTTTCTTTTTACTTTTCTAATCTTAATATCATCTTCTTCTGATTCTAAATTTACATTATTAAGCTTATTTTCTCCTAGTACTACTCCTATTTGATCTCCTCTAATAGTTTCCACTATAACATAATCACCCTTCTTATACTCGTCAACATTTTCAATAAAGAAAGGATATACTTTTTTTGTTTTTCTAAACCTTATGTTTACTATATTCATATTTACCTCTTTCTAAATCTTATTATTTTCTAAAAAACTATAGTATCCCTTATTAGAAATAATAATATGATCTGATAATCTTACATCAACAAAATTTAAAATATCTAATAACTTCTTGGTTAACTCAAAATCATCAAGAGATGGATTTACAACTCCACTAGGATGATTATGCACTACTATAATTGATTTTGCATTATATTTCAATATATTTTTTAATATTTCCCTAACATGGACTACACTTCTATCAACAGTTCCTAAAAAAATATTTTCATCTTTAATTAATATGTTTTTAGAATTAAAATAAAGAACCTTAAATACTTCTCTTTCCATGTCAATATATTCAAATTTCAAATAATTAATTAAATCTTCAAAACAACTTATTTTCTTTTCTTCTTCAAAACAATCACTAAAAAAAACATGTCTATATGTTAAATTTAATATTTCCAATAACTTTAAAGTTTTTTTGGAAAATAAATTCAAACCTTCTAAAACTAAAATATCCTCTCTTAAAACATTAGAAAGTTTCCCATATTTTTCTATTATTTCATTAGCTTGAATTTTAGCATTTTTCTTTTTATCAACAAATGCTATAATTTTTTCAAGTAATTCTATTTCACTCATTTATCCCCCTTGTGCTGCCCAGTATATTTTAGCATATATATATGTTAAAATCAAACTACAAAAAAAAGATGCCAATATAACTTGACACCTTATTTAATTATTTTTCATCTATTTTAAATGTAGATTCTTTTTTATCGAAAGTAAGTTTATAATCTCTTCCAGATTTTAATTCAACATCAAATGTTGTTTCACCTGTTGAAGTTGTAACTGTTTTATGTAATACTCCTGGTCTAGTCCATGAATATTCAGCAACTATTTCATTAGTTCCTGGTAAAGCATAGGCACCTTCTCCTGTTTCATCTGAAAAATGTGTTGCATATTCCCCATTAACTTTTATAATATTCATAGTATCTGTAACTATAAATCCACCACTTTTAGTAAAAATTTTTACAGCATTTGGATGTTTAGCTAAAAAATCCTCACCTTGTTTTTTTAATGACTTCTTATTCATGAAATGTGAAACCATTGAAAAGATTGCAAATAAAGATAGTATCCCTCCATAAAGTAACATCATATTTTTACTCATCTTTTTTTCCTCCTACTATTATTTTTTGTTTAACTCCAGTTAATTTTTCTATTTCAGCATACATAGTTTTAAATTGTATTAACCCTAATGGTGCACAATCAATAGTGTCTCCATTTATATGTAAATTCATATCATCTGCTGTGTTAGATTGTTTAATATTGTATGTAACTTCAGCACCTTTTAACTCATATTCTTTTACCAATTTATTTCTTTTATAAAATCTAAATTTAGTCCCTTCAACCTCAAATTTAATATCATCATAAAATACATTCATATATACTAATACCAGTGTAATAAATACACCTAAAGCTATACCCATTGTTTGGCTTAAAAAATATGTAGATAGTCCTCCAACAATAAGTCCACCAATTGGTGCACCTACTAGTGCCCATAACATTTTTAAAATACTTCTTTTATATACTGATTTCACTAGAAATCCCTCCTTAAAAATATCTTCTTAATATTATAACCCCCCTCGCTTTTTTTGTCAAGTGAATAAATGAATTTTGAAAATATGGTTTTTTTTTTTACTAAATAGACTTTTTTACTTAAGTATGGTAAAATTAATAATAAACATAAAGGTGGTGTATTAATGACAGATATAGAAATCGCACAAAGTTCAAAATTACTTCCTATAGAGGAAATTGCAAAAAAAATAGGTGTTGAAAAAGACATAGAATTTTATGGTAAGTACAAAGCTAAATTAAATCTAGATATCTTAGATAGACTAGAATCAAAAGCTAATGGTAAATTAATTTTAGTAACAGCTATTACTCCTACTCCATATGGAGAAGGTAAAACTACTGTTTCAGTTGGTTTAACTCAAGGTTTTAATAAACTTGGTTATTCATCTATTGCAGCTTTAAGAGAACCATCTCTAGGACCAGTATTTGGACTTAAAGGTGGAGCTACTGGTGGAGGTTATTCACAAGTATTACCAATGGAAGATATTAATCTTCATTTTACTGGTGATTTTCATGCCATAACTTCTGCAAATAACTTAATTGCAGCTATGTTAGATAATCACTTAAATAGAGGTAATGCTCTAGAAATAGATTTAAATAACATTTACTTTAAAAGAGTACTTGATATGAATGATAGAGCACTTAGAAGTATAACTGTAGGGCAAGGAAGTAAAATTAATGGTCCAGTTCATGATGCTTCATTTAAAATTACTGTTGCTAGTGAAATTATGGCTATATTATGTCTTGCAGAAAATTTACATGATTTAAAAGAAAAAATTGGTAACATTATTATTGCTAAAAATATACATGGTGATTTTATATATGTTAGAGATTTAAATGCACATGGTGCAGCTTCTGTCTTATTAAAAGAAGCTATCAAACCTAATCTTGTTCAAACTACAGAAAATACACCAGTTTTAATACATGGAGGACCATTTGCAAATATAGCTCATGGATGTAACTCAGTACTTGCTACAAAACTTGCACTTAAACTTTCAGATTATACTATAACTGAAGCAGGATTTGCAGCTGATTTAGGTGCTGAAAAATTCTTTGATATTAAATGTAGAAAAGCATCTATCACACCTGATATGGTAGTTATAGTTGCAACTGTAAGAGCACTTAAACATCACGGTAATGGAAACTTAGAATATGGACTTGAAAATCTTGATAAACATATAGAAAATATCAAAAAATTTAATTTACCTGTAATCGTAGCAATTAATAAATTTGCTGATGATACTCAAGAAGATTTAAATACTATAAAAGATTTTACTATAACTAAAGGTGTATTAGCAGTACCTGTTGAAATTCATGCAAAAGGTGGAGAAGGTGCTAAAGATTTAGTTAAAGAAATAGTTGAAGTATTAGACTACGTTGAAGAAATTCCTTCAGAAAGCGTTAATTCAGTTTTTGAATATTTATATACTCTAGATAAATCTATAGAAGAAAAAATAGAAACTATATGTAAAGAAATTTACGGTGCTAAAGATATAGAATATTCTGAATTAGCAATGGAGAAAATAAAATTATTCACTGAAAAAGGATTTTCAAATTTACCAATTTGTATGTCTAAAACTCCAGCATCAATTTCAGATGATCCTAAATTATTAGGAAAACCTGAAAACTTTACTTTCAAAGTAACTGATATTAATATATCTGCAGGTGCAGGTTTCTTAGTAGTAATGGCAGGAGATATAATGGATATGCCTGGATTACCTAAGGTTCCAGCAGCAGAACACATAGACATAGATGAAAAAGGAAATATAATAGGATTATCATAAAATTTAGCTGCATATCAATGCAGCTATTTTTATCTTGACTTAATCTATTTATGTGGTATACTAGATTAACGATATATATTTTTATAGAAAGGACGGTAAAAGATGAAAAATAACTTTTTTTCAGTTTTACAAAAAATCGGTAGAGCATTTATGCTACCTATAGCTGTACTTCCTATGGCAGGGATATTATTAGGAGTTGGAGGATCATTTACTAACCCAGTGTTAATTAACACATATAATTTAACTTTCCTTGCTCCAGGTACACCTATAAATTATTTAATGCAATTATTCTTTAATGTAGGATTATTTGTATTTGCAAACTTACCACTACTTTTCGCAGTAGGAGTTGCAATAGGTATGGCAAATAAAAACAAAGAAACTGCTGCACTTTCAGCTGTTTTAGGTTTCTTATTATTCCATACTATTATCAATACAATATTAACATTTAAAGGTATTACTCCTGATAAAGTTACTTATGACGCTTTACTTGCTAGTGGTTTAACAGAATCAGCAGCAAGAGGTACTGCCGCTTTATATGCAAGAGAATTAGGAATATTTACTCTACAAACAGGAGTATTTGGCGGTATAGTAACAGGTATTACTTCTGCATTAATTACTAATAAGTTTTCTGATAAAACTTTACCTGATTATTTAGCTTTCTTTAGTGGTAATAGATTAGTTCCAGTTATGACTATATTAATTTTCATACCTATAGCGGCTATAATTCCATTTATTTGGCCATCTATTTTCTTACTAATAGTTAAAGCTGGAGAATTATTTGCAGCTACAGGTGCAATAGGTACATTCTTCTATGGAACTACAATGAGATTACTAAATGTATTTGGATTACATCACGCTATTTATCCTTTATTCTGGTATACACAATTAGGTGGATACGAAGAAGTTGCTGGAACTATGATAGCTGGTGGACAAAATATTTTCTTTGCTCAACTTGCAGATCCAAGTATAAAACACTTCAGTGCAGCTGCTACTAAAACAATGACAGGTGGATTCCTACCTATGATGTTTGGTTTACCTGCTGCAGCATTAGCTATGTATCATACTGCTAAAAAAGAAAATAAAGGAGTAATTAAAGGTATATTATTATCTGCTGCACTAACTTCATTCTTAACAGGTATTACTGAGCCTATAGAATTTACATTCTTATTCGTTGCTCCTATACTTTATGTAATACATGCTGTTCTTGAAGGTCTAGCATATATGTTGATGTATGTATTAAACGTTGCTGTAGGTATTACATTCTCTCGTGGAATTATAGACTTTACATTCTTCGGTTTATTACAAGGTCCAGCTAAAACATCTTATCAATGGATATTAATATTAGGTCCTGTTTATGCAGTAGTATATTATTTCATATTTAAATACTTAATACTTAAATTCAACTTTGCTACACCAGGTAGAGAAGGTGGAGAAAATAAACTATATACAAGATCTGACTATAACGCTTCAAAAGAAGAAAAAAGTATTATAGATGAAATAGTACAAAACTTAGGTGGAGTAGAAAATATAGAAAACATAGATGCTTGTATTACTAGATTAAGAGTAACTGTTAAAGATCCAGAAATCGTAAGTAATGATGAAACATGGAAAGCATTACAAGCAAAAGGTGTAATAAGATCAGGAAATGGTGTACAATTGATTTATGGTACTCAAGCTGATATCTATAAAAATAAAATAAGAGACAAATATAAAATATAATTAAGTTGTGGCTTGGCCACAACTTTTTTATTACCATAAACTTTACTTTAACTAACCTTTTTGATATAATTAATGTATAAAAAATAGGAAAGGTTATCGATATGAAAAAGAAAATTACACTAGAAAATTTTAACGAAGTAAAACAAGTAAAACAAATTTCTACTATACTTTTAGGACTTCCTGAAGTTGATGATTTAGAAGCTGACTTAGACAATAATTCTATTACACTTTCTTTAAATACAGTTACATCAAATGAAATGATTAAATACTTTGTAAAATCAGCTAATTTTAATGTAGTTGATATTAAAGATGTGGAATAATTATGTTTTATGCATACTATATAGAAGAAGAAAAAAAATATGGAATAGTCAAAACATGGAATGAATGTCAAGCTCTTACTAAAGGTAAAAATGCAAGATACAAAAAATTTGAAAATAAAAATGATGCAACCAGTTGGCTAGAATCAGGTGCATTATATACTCCAAAATCTAAAGAAACTTCACAATTACATAAAGATGCAACATACTTTGATTCTGGTACAGGAAGAACTGGAACAGTAGAGGTTAAAGTATGTGATGTTTACGGTGATTCACTTCTACCCTTCATTATGCCTAAAGATAAAATTAATAGATATGGCAACTATTTCTTAAGTGAAAATAGAACAAATAATTTCGGTGAATTAACTGCTTTATTTATTGCACTTAAATATTCAATTAAATATAATATAAAAAAAATATGTGGAGATTCAAAATTAATTATAGATTTTTGGTCTATAGGTAGATATAACGAAGAAAAAATAGACAAAGATACTATTGATTTAATAGAAAAGGTAGTTAAACTAAGAAAAGAATTTGAAAAAATAGGCGGAGAAATTCTACATGTCTCTGGTGATATAAATCCAGCAGATCTTGGATTTCATAAATAAGAAAGGAATAAAAATGGAAAACATTACTTTAGATGAATTAGGAAACTATAGCCTAACAAATTTAAGAAAACTTGCTAAAGAACATAAAATTGAAGGTTATTCTACTATACCAAAAATGGAATTACTTAACAGATTATGCTACAGTCTTGCCACTGAACAAGGACTAATTTACTCATATGGAGAACTAGATATAATAAATGATGTATATGGTTTTTTAAGAAATACACCACAAAATATTGATGTATATGTTTCAAATTCTCAAATAAAAAAATTTGGATTAAGACAAGGTGATGTAATAGTAGGTGAAGTTAGAAAACCTCTAAATGATGAAAAAAACTTTGGATTATTAAAGTTAATTTATGTAAATGGTGAAAAAGGAGAACTTAGTCGTCAAAGACCTATGTTTGATGATTTAATTCCATCATATCCTATAGAAAGATTAGAACTAGGGGAAGGTAGTATTTCATCAAGAATTATTGATTTAATAGCTCCTATAGGGAAAGGACAAAGAGGCCTAATAGTTGCTCCTCCAAAAGCTGGAAAAACTACTATACTGTCTGATTTAGCAAATGATATTTTAAAGTATAATAAAGATGTTCAGGTTTGGATCATTTTAATAGATGAAAGACCAGAAGAAGTTACAGATATAAAAGAAAATGTAAAAAATGCAGAAATTTTTGCTGCAACATTTGATGAAAATACGTCAGTACATTTAAGTGTAACTGAAAAGGTTTTAGAAGCTGCCAAAAGAGAAATTGAAAAAGGAAATAACATAGTAATATTAATGGATAGTTTAACAAGACTTGCAAGATCATATAATATTGAAATGCCATCTAGTGGTAAACTTTTATCAGGTGGTATAGACCCTAAATCTTTATACATGCCTAAGAAATTCTTAGGAGCTGCGAGAAAAATTAGAGGTGGAGGAAGTCTTACTATACTTGCAACTGCATTAATAGAAACTGGTAGTCGTATGGATGAAGTAATATTTGAAGAATTTAAGGGTACTGGAAATATGGAATTAGTTTTAGATAGAGCATTACAACAATTAAGATTATTCCCAGCAGTAGATATATTAAAAAGTGGAACAAGAAAAGAAGAATTACTTTATTCTAAAAGAGAATTTGAGGCAATACTTAAATTAAG encodes:
- a CDS encoding cupin domain-containing protein; the encoded protein is MINEYGEIVEILMDDKIRVERITSNSNVTDFMISDIDEYVYMLEGYAKLLIEDEEISIKKDTGYFIPKNTKHKVTFTSSDCKWLCFFIKE
- a CDS encoding methyltransferase is translated as MEHYLESVDLRLKYENGALNITTDALDLVEFIKCNLGDEKGPMLDIGAGIGTLTFLMYRHENFTEFHAVELQKEVFKILEENVKLNDIDIKLYNIDIKEFEYTNKFKYIISNPPFYKVNSGFMPKDEILKISKFEINLNLSDLLDTTYRLLEDEGYFFLILPIERDKELRSDKRYVVDNFKEIFRGKKTFVTYLLRKRKND
- the ricT gene encoding PSP1 family protein: MNIVNIRFRKTKKVYPFFIENVDEYKKGDYVIVETIRGDQIGVVLGENKLNNVNLESEEDDIKIRKVKRKLTEEEVSELEILDEKAKEAYFICKKIVKRVLPEMNLVIGEYMFGGEKLIFYFTAEGRLDFRELVKEVNKTFNRRVEFYQIKYNDEGRILNSFGKYGREIFW
- a CDS encoding JAB domain-containing protein, producing the protein MSEIELLEKIIAFVDKKKNAKIQANEIIEKYGKLSNVLREDILVLEGLNLFSKKTLKLLEILNLTYRHVFFSDCFEEEKKISCFEDLINYLKFEYIDMEREVFKVLYFNSKNILIKDENIFLGTVDRSVVHVREILKNILKYNAKSIIVVHNHPSGVVNPSLDDFELTKKLLDILNFVDVRLSDHIIISNKGYYSFLENNKI
- a CDS encoding formate--tetrahydrofolate ligase, which produces MTDIEIAQSSKLLPIEEIAKKIGVEKDIEFYGKYKAKLNLDILDRLESKANGKLILVTAITPTPYGEGKTTVSVGLTQGFNKLGYSSIAALREPSLGPVFGLKGGATGGGYSQVLPMEDINLHFTGDFHAITSANNLIAAMLDNHLNRGNALEIDLNNIYFKRVLDMNDRALRSITVGQGSKINGPVHDASFKITVASEIMAILCLAENLHDLKEKIGNIIIAKNIHGDFIYVRDLNAHGAASVLLKEAIKPNLVQTTENTPVLIHGGPFANIAHGCNSVLATKLALKLSDYTITEAGFAADLGAEKFFDIKCRKASITPDMVVIVATVRALKHHGNGNLEYGLENLDKHIENIKKFNLPVIVAINKFADDTQEDLNTIKDFTITKGVLAVPVEIHAKGGEGAKDLVKEIVEVLDYVEEIPSESVNSVFEYLYTLDKSIEEKIETICKEIYGAKDIEYSELAMEKIKLFTEKGFSNLPICMSKTPASISDDPKLLGKPENFTFKVTDINISAGAGFLVVMAGDIMDMPGLPKVPAAEHIDIDEKGNIIGLS
- a CDS encoding PTS transporter subunit EIIC, with product MKNNFFSVLQKIGRAFMLPIAVLPMAGILLGVGGSFTNPVLINTYNLTFLAPGTPINYLMQLFFNVGLFVFANLPLLFAVGVAIGMANKNKETAALSAVLGFLLFHTIINTILTFKGITPDKVTYDALLASGLTESAARGTAALYARELGIFTLQTGVFGGIVTGITSALITNKFSDKTLPDYLAFFSGNRLVPVMTILIFIPIAAIIPFIWPSIFLLIVKAGELFAATGAIGTFFYGTTMRLLNVFGLHHAIYPLFWYTQLGGYEEVAGTMIAGGQNIFFAQLADPSIKHFSAAATKTMTGGFLPMMFGLPAAALAMYHTAKKENKGVIKGILLSAALTSFLTGITEPIEFTFLFVAPILYVIHAVLEGLAYMLMYVLNVAVGITFSRGIIDFTFFGLLQGPAKTSYQWILILGPVYAVVYYFIFKYLILKFNFATPGREGGENKLYTRSDYNASKEEKSIIDEIVQNLGGVENIENIDACITRLRVTVKDPEIVSNDETWKALQAKGVIRSGNGVQLIYGTQADIYKNKIRDKYKI
- a CDS encoding ribonuclease H family protein, with translation MFYAYYIEEEKKYGIVKTWNECQALTKGKNARYKKFENKNDATSWLESGALYTPKSKETSQLHKDATYFDSGTGRTGTVEVKVCDVYGDSLLPFIMPKDKINRYGNYFLSENRTNNFGELTALFIALKYSIKYNIKKICGDSKLIIDFWSIGRYNEEKIDKDTIDLIEKVVKLRKEFEKIGGEILHVSGDINPADLGFHK
- the rho gene encoding transcription termination factor Rho, encoding MENITLDELGNYSLTNLRKLAKEHKIEGYSTIPKMELLNRLCYSLATEQGLIYSYGELDIINDVYGFLRNTPQNIDVYVSNSQIKKFGLRQGDVIVGEVRKPLNDEKNFGLLKLIYVNGEKGELSRQRPMFDDLIPSYPIERLELGEGSISSRIIDLIAPIGKGQRGLIVAPPKAGKTTILSDLANDILKYNKDVQVWIILIDERPEEVTDIKENVKNAEIFAATFDENTSVHLSVTEKVLEAAKREIEKGNNIVILMDSLTRLARSYNIEMPSSGKLLSGGIDPKSLYMPKKFLGAARKIRGGGSLTILATALIETGSRMDEVIFEEFKGTGNMELVLDRALQQLRLFPAVDILKSGTRKEELLYSKREFEAILKLRKFILKLNEAEALKFLMDLIKRYSSNRDLLENIDYELKL